From Chlamydia avium 10DC88:
AACTAAATAAAGAGAACTATATGAAAAAACAATATTTAAGCATGTTAACTTGCTGGTTATTGGCCCTTTTTTCCTTATCTTCATGCTCTTACCCATGCGGAGACTGGGATGTTGTTTGTTACAATTGCCAGAATACTAACAAGAAAAAACAACATGCGTGTGCATTTGTTCCTCTGTACTCGAACGATGAAATTAACCAAAACCTTGTAAATACCTATGATTCAAAAGAGGAACAATTATATAAAACTAGCAGCTCTGTAGCGTTTCGAAACATTACCTTTGCAACAGATAGTTATACTATTAAAGGTGAGGAGAACCTGGCTATTTTATCCAGTCTTGTTCGTCATATGCAAAAATCGCCAAAAGTAACTTTATATATTGAGGGACATACAGATGAACGTGGGGCAGCATCTTACAATCTTGCACTAGGGGCTCGCCGAGCTAATGCTGTGAAACAACATTTAATCAAACAAGGTATTGCTCCTGAACGACTATTCACGATTTCTTATGGGAAGGAACGCCCAATTAGTCTGTCTCATGATGAGCTTGCCTGGCAACAAAATCGTCGTACGGAATTTAAAGTCCATGCACGTTAATGTAAGTTATTTATTCCTAGGGTTATTTTGTGGATTACTAGGATCCATACCCGGATTTGCAGCAGGAAAAAATCCTGCTATGCAAACTCTTCTTGCTGAAATTGAAGACGCTTCTGCTAAATTACTGTGTCATGAATCGGAAATGCAAATTCTAGCAGAACGTTTAGATGAACAAGATTCTAAAATTCAACAACTAGAATCTATACAACCCGAAGGAATCTCGAAGAAAATCCAACAATTGGAAATAGAACAAAAAACATTAGCGAAAACTCTTAGTGTGTTAGCAGCATCAATAAAAGATATTCAAGCTACTTTGCAACAGAAACTTGAAATCATGCAAAAAGACTACAAAACGTTATCACAAGATATCCGTCTTTTACGGCGATCATTACTTGCGCTTGTCGATGGTTCTTCTGAGACGTATCCGGATTTTTCTGAAGCTATTCCTGCTCATATTCATGTAGTACAACCCGGAGAAAATCTAGGAAAGATAGCTACAAAATATAAAATATCTGTAGAAGAATTAAAAAAACTTAATAAATTATCTTCAGATATTATTTATGTTAATCAAAAGCTTTGCTTACCAAAGAATAAGAAATAATACGGTTCTTTCTTGCTCTCTCAGAATTATTCTCTCTGATAGATAATAAAAAATATCTTTTGTAGGATCAGAAATAAAAGCCAATATATCCACAATTCAATGAAATTCACAATTGCTTTATTTGGCGAAGCAGAAAAAGGAAGCTATGACGTTGCATACTTATGTCATAGTGCAGCAGATCTTTATGATCATTTAGGTAGTAGCCAAAAAATAACTAAATCAGGAATATCTCTTGCTATACAAGCCCTAATGTATAATTACGATGTGCTTTACTTTCGGGTAAGAGAAGAGGGCTATTGCGTAGACAGCTATTTCTTTGGCCTTCATTTTTTAAATACACAAACCACATTAAAAAATATTATTGCTATGGGACTTCCTGGTGTAGGAGATCAGTATCTTATAGAAGCATCTAAATCTTTATGCCAAAAATATAAAAGCCTTCTTTTGTTTTTTGAACAAGATTTCTATGATCTATTAACATTTAATAAACTATTTTAATCTATTGTCCCGAAATACTCTTTTAATCCCTCTTCATTAGGGGCCATAGCCTTTTGTCCTTGTTGCCAATTTGCTGGGCATACCAAACCATGATTTTCAAAGAAGATAAGTGCTTCTAATACGCGTAATTCTTCATCTATGGAGCGCCCGAGTGGCAAATCATTAATAACTAAGTGCCGAATAATCCCCTCCTTGTCAATTAGGAAACATCCTCGAAAAGATAAACCTGATACACTATCTAAAACACCATAGAGTCGAGAAAGCTCCCCACCAATATCAGAAATTAGAGGATAAGTAATTCCTTGAACACCGCCCAACTTTTTATTGGTATTCAACCAACGTTGATGAGTATCTAAATCATCCACAGAACAACCCAGAACTTCTGCATTTCGGCTTTGAAATTCCTGCAAAGCATCTTGAAAAGCATGAAGTTCTGTAGGACATACATAAGTAAAATCCTTAGGATAAAAGAAAAGAAGCACGTATCTCCCACGATAATCAGCTAACGAAATTGTTTTTACTTTGCCATCCACTACTGCGTGTGCAGTGAAATCCGGAGCAGGCTTACCAATTGACAATGATTCCATGATTATCCTAATTGTTTATGGGTTATCATAACTTTATAATCGCACCAGAGAGGACTTGAACCTCTGACCACCTGGTTCGTAGCCAGGTACTCTATCCACTGAGCTACTGGTGCATAGAAAATGCAATGATGAAAAGTTTAGTCAAGATACGTCAAATGATCAAGTCTTTCTCCCTATCTTCGAAAAAAATCACTTGAAATCAAAAAGATACTATACTTTTGATCTATTTTTCTTCATGAGGAGATTCATCTTCTACTTTCTCTGGAGAATCTGTAATAAATAATGAACTTGACAAAAGCGAACAAGCCATAGAAATGGAATATTTTAAAACAAATCTCATCACAGAAAAAGCATCAAATATGCCTGCAGAAATTACATTTTCTATCGTATGAGTGATCCCATTATAACCGAAAGAAGTATCAGGATGCTGTATTATAGTATCTAAAAGTTCTGTGGGGACCCTCCCACAATTAGTGATAATCGTTGTTAAAGGTGCTCTCATGGATTGTATAAGACATGTATATCCATGAGCAATTCCCGGCGATATTGTCTCAGGAATACGTATACGTTCAGCTGCTCGTATTAAAGCAATGCCACTTCCGGGAAGGTACCCTTCACGATAGGCTGCTTTTATTGCTTGTAAAGCATGAATCATCTGTATTTTTTTCTCTTTAAACTCGTTCTCTGTTACAGCCCCTAAGTAAATCCATGCTTTTTTCCCATGCAATTGAGATAAACGCTTTTCAACAACTTCTTCTGAAGGATGATATAAAGTTTGCTGACGTACATGAGTAATATGATCCGAAACAATAGTGTTATCTCCTGTCCCATGGAAAAAAGCTGTTGTTCTTTCGGTAATAAGAATTTTCCTCACCTTTCCTAAAACATTTACATCTGCGGTGTCTAAAGAAATTCCGGAAAAACTATCGATAAGAGTTGCTCCTGTAACAACAGCAATGTCTTCTAAAATATGCCTGGCATGTGCTCCTTGTTCTGGTATTTTTATAGCGCATACAGGAAAAGAACCCTTAAGTTTATTCACAATTAAAACAGATAGCAATTGAGGATCAATATCTACAGCAATAATGATTAAAGGAAATTTTTTCTCTTGAGCAACCTTCTCTAAAAAATGGATAAAATCTTGGTTTAAATATGAAAGAGTCTGGTTACATAAAAATACGTAGGCATCTTCATAAATCACCTCCATTGTTTCAGGATGTGTAACAAAATAAGAAGATAGATATCCCGAATGCAACCCTAAGTATGCACATGTATGTACAGTAGTTTGATGAGTAGGGCTTTCTTCTATACAATATTCTCCCTCTACTCCTATACTGGCAATAACATCAACAGCTAGTTGTCCCAATATAGCATCATTATTTGCTGCTGTGGTAGCCACAGCTAGGATATCCTGATCGGTCAAGATGGGTGTTGCAAGCTTTGTTAATTCTTCTAGGACACTATCTCCAGCAAGAACAATGCCCTGCTTTATTTCTAAAGGATCTAAACCACGAGCAATGCCTTGCAACCCTAAAGCAAATAAAGCTTCTGTTAAAATTATTGCCGTTGTTGATCCATCACCTACATGCGCATCTATTTGTAGAGCAACTTCTCGAGCAAGTTTTAAACCCATATTTTCAAACGCATCAGGCAACTGCAATTCTTTAGCTATTGAAGCACCGTATTTCGTAGTATAGGGCTGAGAATGTTCTTTTTTTATGATAACGTGAGCGCCTTGAGGGCCCAGAGTAGTCGACGCGGCATTAGCTAAAGCCCGTACACCACGATGTAATGCGTTTAATCCATCTAAATGATTTTTAAATACTCTAGACACAATACCTCTACAGGGACCAGAATACCCTGTAAAGCTACCTTATAAAAATAACAAAAATTCCTGTCAAACGCGTAAATGTTGTATTAGTTTTCACCGTACTCAGCGAGTAAAAACGGTTTACGAGCATCACGAAATTTTTTTCTTCCTTCTAAACATAATTGCTTTAATGGCCAAAGAATATACTTTTCATTGCTGCATATTTGTATAAATTTTTCCTCTCCTAGATAACGAGAAATGGCTTCAGAACGTTGGGGGAATCTATTTACAGACTTTAAAGCTATGCGCACTTGTTCAGGATATAGAGTTTTTAAAACACTTAAAATAGTACACTGTGTTTCCATGGGCAAAAATTGTTCCGGATTCTCTAGAAGAAGCAAAACTCCTGAACAATATTCCATTTTATACTTTCCAAAAAAAGGTTCGTAACAAAAAGGATAAAAAGAAATCCCAGATAATTGAGCTTCATTGAGTTTTTGAGCAACTAGCTTCCCGTCCATCCAAGGTGCACCAATAAGACGAAATGGCAAGGTATAACCTACGCCTATACTTGTTATAGATAACGCACCTATTACCCCTGTGGTAGCATAGAAAAATGTCGTTTCGGGATCTGGAATTTGAGGACTCGTTGGGATCCAACGCAATCCGGTCTGAGAAAAAGTCATCGAACGCCGCCATCCCTGCATAGGAACTATACGGACATCAGCTTGAGAAGCATATTTTGCTTTATATAATAAAGCAAGTTCCCCGGGAGTCATGCCATAACAATAAGGAATTTCCGGATTATTTTTTGAGTAAGCAGGTGGCATAGGTCCATCAATTATGTTCCCACCCATAGGATTAGGACGATCTAATACAATTAATGTTTTTTTATACTTTTCTGCTGCGCAAACGAGTTGCAATAACGTAAGAATAAACGTATAAGAACGCACTCCGATGTCTTGTACATCATAAACAAGAACATCACTACCCAAAACAGCATCTTCAGGAATATCTTTTAATCCATATAAGGATATTGTGCGTAACCCATGATCTTCTAAAACACATCCTGGAGTTCCTGCTGGTGATGTACCATAATAACCATGTTCTAAAGTGCAAAGAGCAAATAAAGAACACAAATCCTTGTGCTCTTGGAAAACAGTTAAGGCATCTTTTCCTTCACGATTAATTGCAGCATGGTGAGAGACCAATGTGATTGTTTTATGACGCAACCAGGACAAATACTCTTCTTCTTGGAAAATGCGATCCAAACCCACTAGAACCTGAGCAACCCCCCCATAAGGGAAAAACCAGATAAACAACAAACATACTCTGATAATCTTCATATTATCTCGCGTAATTACCAAAATTATATTCCTCTATAGGGAATGTACAGCTAGCAAAAAGCTTAGATATTGTGTTCAAGTTGTGTGGATGCAACTATTTCAATAATCGTGTATACTAAAAAAATTTATGCTGATTGAATTGTGTATATAATTTCATTGAAAAAAACTTGGTTTTCCTAGGAGAAATCCATGAAGATAATCATTGCCAGCTCACACGGTTATAAAATAAGAGAAACTAAGACTTTTTTAAAACAAATAGGAAATTTTGATATTTTTTCACTAACAGATTTCCCCAACTATCATACTCCTAAAGAAACAGGATCTTCTCCTGAAGAAAATGCCTTAGCTAAAGGTCTTCATGCTGCACAAGAACTACACTCATGGGTCATTGCAG
This genomic window contains:
- a CDS encoding OmpA family protein is translated as MKKQYLSMLTCWLLALFSLSSCSYPCGDWDVVCYNCQNTNKKKQHACAFVPLYSNDEINQNLVNTYDSKEEQLYKTSSSVAFRNITFATDSYTIKGEENLAILSSLVRHMQKSPKVTLYIEGHTDERGAASYNLALGARRANAVKQHLIKQGIAPERLFTISYGKERPISLSHDELAWQQNRRTEFKVHAR
- a CDS encoding LysM peptidoglycan-binding domain-containing protein → MHVNVSYLFLGLFCGLLGSIPGFAAGKNPAMQTLLAEIEDASAKLLCHESEMQILAERLDEQDSKIQQLESIQPEGISKKIQQLEIEQKTLAKTLSVLAASIKDIQATLQQKLEIMQKDYKTLSQDIRLLRRSLLALVDGSSETYPDFSEAIPAHIHVVQPGENLGKIATKYKISVEELKKLNKLSSDIIYVNQKLCLPKNKK
- a CDS encoding peroxiredoxin, which translates into the protein MESLSIGKPAPDFTAHAVVDGKVKTISLADYRGRYVLLFFYPKDFTYVCPTELHAFQDALQEFQSRNAEVLGCSVDDLDTHQRWLNTNKKLGGVQGITYPLISDIGGELSRLYGVLDSVSGLSFRGCFLIDKEGIIRHLVINDLPLGRSIDEELRVLEALIFFENHGLVCPANWQQGQKAMAPNEEGLKEYFGTID
- the groEL gene encoding chaperonin GroEL; protein product: MSRVFKNHLDGLNALHRGVRALANAASTTLGPQGAHVIIKKEHSQPYTTKYGASIAKELQLPDAFENMGLKLAREVALQIDAHVGDGSTTAIILTEALFALGLQGIARGLDPLEIKQGIVLAGDSVLEELTKLATPILTDQDILAVATTAANNDAILGQLAVDVIASIGVEGEYCIEESPTHQTTVHTCAYLGLHSGYLSSYFVTHPETMEVIYEDAYVFLCNQTLSYLNQDFIHFLEKVAQEKKFPLIIIAVDIDPQLLSVLIVNKLKGSFPVCAIKIPEQGAHARHILEDIAVVTGATLIDSFSGISLDTADVNVLGKVRKILITERTTAFFHGTGDNTIVSDHITHVRQQTLYHPSEEVVEKRLSQLHGKKAWIYLGAVTENEFKEKKIQMIHALQAIKAAYREGYLPGSGIALIRAAERIRIPETISPGIAHGYTCLIQSMRAPLTTIITNCGRVPTELLDTIIQHPDTSFGYNGITHTIENVISAGIFDAFSVMRFVLKYSISMACSLLSSSLFITDSPEKVEDESPHEEK
- a CDS encoding DUF1343 domain-containing protein, giving the protein MKIIRVCLLFIWFFPYGGVAQVLVGLDRIFQEEEYLSWLRHKTITLVSHHAAINREGKDALTVFQEHKDLCSLFALCTLEHGYYGTSPAGTPGCVLEDHGLRTISLYGLKDIPEDAVLGSDVLVYDVQDIGVRSYTFILTLLQLVCAAEKYKKTLIVLDRPNPMGGNIIDGPMPPAYSKNNPEIPYCYGMTPGELALLYKAKYASQADVRIVPMQGWRRSMTFSQTGLRWIPTSPQIPDPETTFFYATTGVIGALSITSIGVGYTLPFRLIGAPWMDGKLVAQKLNEAQLSGISFYPFCYEPFFGKYKMEYCSGVLLLLENPEQFLPMETQCTILSVLKTLYPEQVRIALKSVNRFPQRSEAISRYLGEEKFIQICSNEKYILWPLKQLCLEGRKKFRDARKPFLLAEYGEN